Proteins encoded in a region of the Mucispirillum schaedleri ASF457 genome:
- the nhaB gene encoding sodium/proton antiporter NhaB, protein MKEMGYGASFVKNFLGNTPAWYKLSILAFLIINPILFLFVSKTLAGWVLIAEFIYTLALALKCYPLPSGGLLAIEALILGMTSPSTLLHEVEANLSVILLLMFMVAGIYFMKDFLLFIFSRLLVKVKSKLALSLIFSILGAFLSAFLDALTVTAVIIAVAYGFYGIYHRYSSKSGAQGSLSDDSSIPEESKQDLEQFRGFLRNLMMHGAVGTALGGAMTQVGEPQNLIIAAAAGWNFVDFFIHCAHVSIPVFIAGLLTVVLVELTHFLGYGYKLPSNVRKILEADVEENAAKMTKNTKMRYIVQATVGIILIISLALHIAEVGFIGLMVIILLTAFNGVTDEHHFGHAFTEALPFTALLVVFFAIVGVIQDLKLFKPIIDIVLNMQGNDQLVAFFAANGVLSAISDNVFVATVYMSEVKTHFLGAGARSAADISAAIANLDESTRQQYYNIAVAINMGTNIPSVATPNGQAAFLFLLTSSLAPLIRLSYFEMMKLAAPYAVIMTVTGLVATAFL, encoded by the coding sequence ATGAAAGAAATGGGCTATGGAGCATCATTTGTAAAAAACTTTTTGGGGAATACTCCAGCATGGTATAAACTTTCCATACTGGCGTTTTTAATTATCAACCCAATACTTTTTTTGTTTGTAAGTAAAACACTTGCAGGCTGGGTATTAATTGCAGAGTTTATCTACACTCTTGCTCTTGCATTAAAATGTTATCCACTGCCATCAGGCGGTCTTTTGGCTATTGAAGCATTAATTTTAGGTATGACAAGCCCTTCTACACTTTTACATGAAGTAGAAGCAAATTTATCTGTTATACTTTTATTAATGTTTATGGTAGCAGGCATCTATTTTATGAAAGATTTTCTTTTATTTATATTTTCAAGACTGCTTGTAAAAGTAAAATCAAAACTGGCACTTTCTTTAATATTCTCTATTTTAGGAGCATTTCTTTCTGCCTTTTTAGATGCATTAACAGTAACAGCTGTTATTATTGCAGTAGCTTATGGTTTTTATGGTATATATCACAGATATTCGTCAAAATCAGGTGCTCAGGGCAGCCTGTCAGATGACAGCAGTATTCCAGAAGAAAGTAAACAGGATTTAGAGCAGTTCAGGGGCTTTTTAAGAAACCTTATGATGCATGGTGCTGTAGGAACTGCATTAGGTGGTGCTATGACTCAGGTTGGCGAGCCGCAAAACTTAATTATTGCAGCAGCTGCCGGCTGGAACTTCGTAGACTTTTTTATCCATTGTGCACATGTTTCTATACCTGTTTTTATTGCCGGTCTTTTAACAGTAGTGCTTGTTGAACTTACTCACTTTTTAGGCTATGGATATAAACTGCCATCAAATGTTCGTAAAATTTTAGAAGCAGATGTAGAAGAAAATGCAGCTAAAATGACAAAAAATACTAAAATGCGTTATATTGTGCAGGCGACTGTTGGGATAATATTAATTATTTCTCTTGCACTGCATATTGCAGAAGTTGGTTTTATCGGGTTAATGGTTATTATCCTTTTAACTGCATTTAATGGTGTTACAGATGAGCACCATTTTGGACATGCTTTTACAGAAGCACTGCCATTTACAGCATTACTGGTTGTATTTTTTGCAATAGTTGGTGTTATTCAGGATTTAAAACTATTTAAACCTATTATAGATATTGTTCTTAACATGCAGGGTAATGACCAGCTTGTGGCATTTTTTGCAGCAAACGGCGTGCTTTCAGCTATCAGTGATAATGTATTTGTTGCAACAGTATATATGAGTGAAGTGAAAACTCACTTTTTAGGCGCAGGAGCAAGAAGTGCAGCTGACATTTCTGCTGCTATTGCTAATCTTGATGAATCCACTCGTCAGCAGTATTATAATATTGCAGTTGCTATCAATATGGGAACAAATATTCCATCAGTTGCTACACCAAACGGACAGGCTGCATTTTTATTCTTATTAACTTCATCTCTTGCTCCATTAATAAGGCTTTCATATTTTGAAATGATGAAATTAGCGGCACCTTATGCGGTAATTATGACAGTAACAGGTTTAGTTGCCACAGCATTTTTATAA
- a CDS encoding suppressor of fused domain protein, with the protein MVFGRYKKPVNIKNRQNKENKNQNKSQNISAGRLTPLSFEYSKDVDDHLNYIFPSRKTGLHIDPNGAKYQIDINIMYPSDDEEYYVIYTSGMSSEDMLLPESIEKEYPEFKRAELFMLLPKNWDIDNMVSPIPKHNAYWPMQLLRMMARYHYEFFTWIGPGYTIEYESFANNTKLSAAMVLSLGDDISVIKTRDNKLISLYLVLPLYKEEVKYKMQHGYDAFVDKFAEYFPANDGKEWIVDINRKNIGL; encoded by the coding sequence ATGGTATTTGGCAGGTATAAAAAACCAGTAAATATTAAAAACAGGCAAAACAAAGAAAATAAAAATCAAAATAAATCACAAAATATTTCTGCAGGAAGGCTTACTCCACTTTCATTTGAATATTCAAAAGATGTAGATGACCATTTAAATTATATTTTTCCAAGCCGTAAAACTGGTCTGCATATTGACCCAAATGGAGCAAAATATCAGATAGACATAAATATTATGTATCCATCAGATGATGAAGAATATTATGTTATTTATACATCAGGCATGAGCAGTGAAGATATGCTTTTACCAGAGAGTATTGAAAAAGAATATCCTGAATTTAAGCGTGCAGAACTTTTTATGCTGCTTCCAAAAAACTGGGATATAGATAATATGGTATCTCCCATACCAAAGCATAATGCTTACTGGCCTATGCAGCTTTTAAGAATGATGGCAAGGTATCACTATGAATTTTTTACATGGATTGGTCCGGGCTATACAATAGAGTATGAATCATTTGCAAATAATACAAAATTAAGTGCAGCTATGGTGCTTTCATTAGGTGATGATATATCTGTTATAAAAACAAGAGATAATAAACTAATATCACTATATTTAGTGCTGCCGCTTTATAAAGAAGAAGTAAAATATAAAATGCAGCATGGCTATGATGCTTTTGTAGATAAGTTTGCAGAATATTTCCCTGCAAATGATGGAAAAGAATGGATAGTAGATATAAACAGGAAAAATATAGGGTTATAA
- the tgt gene encoding tRNA guanosine(34) transglycosylase Tgt, translating into MFSFDIEYKDSETSARAGRIKTPHGEIETPIFMPVGTVGSVKALSPEDLNNAGAQIILGNTYHLYLRPGTEVLKHFGGLAAFSSWNKPTLTDSGGFQVFSLAELNKITEDGVSFKSHLDGSSLYLNPEKSIEIQEAIGSDIIMSFDECIPYPATYEYVKNSVDRTARWALRGKNAKKRDEQALFGIVQGGIYEDMRKRSAEQLTSIGFDGYSIGGLSVGEEISTMYEICGYTASLLPQDKPRYLMGVGTPEDILTCIGLGVDMFDCVMPTRNARNGTLFTSSGKFSIKRADLAFSDEKIDENCSCYTCRNFSRGYLRHLYKAGEILALRLNSIHNISFYLSIVKNSRNAVKEGKFKSFQQEMLYRLKNNN; encoded by the coding sequence ATGTTTTCTTTTGACATAGAATATAAAGACAGTGAAACAAGTGCCAGAGCAGGCAGAATTAAAACTCCTCATGGGGAGATAGAAACACCTATATTTATGCCTGTTGGCACAGTCGGTTCTGTAAAGGCATTATCCCCTGAAGATTTAAATAATGCAGGGGCACAAATAATATTAGGCAATACATATCACTTATATCTGCGTCCCGGAACAGAAGTATTAAAACATTTTGGCGGACTTGCCGCATTTTCTTCATGGAATAAGCCTACATTAACAGACAGCGGCGGATTTCAGGTATTTTCTCTTGCAGAGCTTAATAAAATAACAGAAGACGGTGTCAGCTTTAAATCACACCTTGACGGCTCATCATTATACTTAAACCCTGAAAAATCTATTGAGATACAGGAAGCTATTGGCAGTGATATAATTATGTCATTTGATGAATGTATCCCATATCCTGCAACTTATGAATATGTTAAAAATTCAGTAGACAGGACAGCCAGATGGGCTCTCCGTGGCAAGAATGCTAAAAAAAGAGATGAACAGGCTTTGTTTGGTATTGTGCAGGGCGGTATTTATGAAGATATGCGTAAACGATCAGCAGAGCAGCTCACATCTATTGGGTTTGACGGCTACTCTATTGGCGGGTTAAGTGTAGGTGAAGAAATATCTACAATGTATGAAATATGCGGATATACTGCATCTCTTCTGCCGCAGGATAAACCACGGTATCTTATGGGAGTTGGCACACCTGAAGATATACTTACATGTATTGGCTTAGGTGTTGATATGTTTGACTGTGTTATGCCTACAAGAAATGCTAGAAACGGCACACTTTTTACAAGCAGTGGCAAGTTTTCTATTAAAAGGGCAGATTTAGCTTTCAGCGACGAAAAGATAGATGAAAACTGCAGCTGCTATACATGCCGTAACTTTTCTCGCGGTTATTTAAGGCATTTATATAAAGCTGGTGAAATACTTGCTCTCAGGCTTAACAGTATACACAATATTTCTTTTTATTTATCCATTGTAAAAAACAGCAGAAATGCTGTAAAAGAAGGTAAATTTAAATCATTTCAACAGGAAATGCTTTATAGATTAAAAAATAATAATTAA
- the yajC gene encoding preprotein translocase subunit YajC → MFFETAAYAQAAAGAAPQTAMGSLMSFMPIILMVVIFYFLLIRPQQKRQKQHAVMLDALKAGDTVLTNAGMIGTIYSIDGNVMVIDLGSTKVRMFKTAIADKLDPATYNTVTDTAVKENK, encoded by the coding sequence ATGTTTTTTGAAACTGCAGCTTATGCACAGGCAGCAGCAGGTGCTGCACCACAAACAGCCATGGGCAGCTTAATGAGCTTTATGCCGATTATATTAATGGTTGTGATTTTTTATTTTTTACTTATCCGTCCACAGCAAAAAAGGCAGAAACAGCATGCTGTTATGCTTGATGCATTAAAAGCAGGTGACACTGTTCTTACTAATGCAGGGATGATTGGCACAATTTATTCCATTGACGGTAATGTTATGGTAATTGATTTAGGCAGCACAAAAGTTCGTATGTTTAAAACAGCTATTGCTGATAAACTTGACCCAGCAACATATAACACTGTTACAGATACTGCTGTTAAGGAGAATAAATAG
- the secD gene encoding protein translocase subunit SecD, whose translation MGITSRWVLIVLVLAWAVYAIYPISEKINLGLDLQGGMHIVLEVDTDKAIEGKIDNAAAQIRKDLESEQLDYTFVRKQNVYNVAVGLSDAKDRQKVVDTIDKNYPYLTQVSLDDNEKSILFGMKNADENRWRQDAVDQSIEVLRNRIDEFGVAEPLIQKQGSNKIVVQLPGLEDPDEALNLIGKTAVLSFHLVDENVTAEAIKAGLQAQPIDVALLPYKMTDPVTGGTMPSTVMMAVKKEPVLTGSYLMDAEVMVSPQDNRPYVAIKFDPTGAKLFEEITKNNLQRNLAIVLDGTIYSAPTIQTVISGGEASISGSFTFKEANNLAIVLKAGSLPAPVTVAENRTVGASLGDDSIKSGVTASITGFILIVLFIGIYYRLSGINADIALVLNLLLILAVLAQFKATLTLPGIAGIMLTLGMAVDANVLIFERIREELRKGRTVINAIDIGYSKALSAIIDSNLTSLIAAVVLFQFGTGPIKGFAITLSIGLIASMFTAIFVTRTIFMSFMYKRTIKHLSI comes from the coding sequence ATGGGAATTACTTCTCGCTGGGTATTAATTGTTCTTGTTCTTGCCTGGGCAGTTTATGCAATATACCCAATATCTGAAAAAATTAATTTAGGTCTTGACCTGCAGGGTGGTATGCACATTGTTTTAGAAGTGGATACAGATAAAGCTATTGAAGGCAAGATTGATAATGCTGCTGCCCAAATCCGCAAAGATTTAGAAAGCGAGCAGTTAGACTATACATTTGTTAGAAAGCAGAATGTTTATAATGTGGCAGTTGGCTTATCTGATGCAAAAGACAGGCAGAAAGTTGTTGATACAATAGATAAAAACTATCCTTATCTTACACAGGTCAGCTTAGATGATAATGAAAAATCAATACTTTTTGGTATGAAAAATGCAGATGAAAACCGCTGGAGACAAGATGCTGTTGACCAGTCTATTGAAGTATTAAGAAACAGGATAGATGAATTTGGTGTTGCTGAACCTTTAATACAAAAACAAGGCAGTAATAAAATTGTTGTTCAGCTTCCCGGTTTAGAAGACCCAGATGAAGCACTTAATCTAATAGGTAAAACTGCAGTTCTTTCATTCCACCTTGTAGATGAAAATGTTACTGCAGAAGCAATTAAAGCAGGGTTGCAGGCTCAGCCTATTGATGTGGCACTGCTTCCATATAAAATGACAGACCCAGTTACTGGTGGAACAATGCCTTCTACTGTTATGATGGCAGTCAAAAAAGAACCAGTATTGACAGGCAGCTATTTAATGGATGCAGAAGTAATGGTATCTCCACAGGATAACAGACCTTATGTTGCTATTAAGTTTGACCCAACAGGTGCTAAACTTTTTGAAGAAATCACTAAAAATAACCTGCAAAGAAATCTTGCTATTGTTCTTGACGGCACAATTTATTCTGCCCCAACAATACAGACTGTTATTTCAGGCGGTGAAGCAAGTATTTCAGGCAGCTTTACTTTTAAAGAAGCAAATAATCTGGCTATCGTTTTAAAAGCCGGCTCACTTCCTGCCCCTGTTACTGTTGCAGAAAACAGAACAGTTGGTGCATCTCTTGGTGATGACTCTATTAAAAGTGGTGTAACAGCAAGTATTACAGGCTTTATATTAATAGTGCTTTTTATTGGCATATACTACCGTTTAAGTGGTATAAATGCAGATATTGCTCTTGTATTAAACCTTTTATTAATTTTAGCTGTTCTTGCTCAGTTTAAAGCTACATTAACACTTCCCGGTATTGCTGGTATAATGCTTACTCTTGGTATGGCAGTAGATGCAAATGTTCTTATATTTGAGCGGATAAGAGAGGAGTTGAGAAAAGGCAGAACTGTTATTAATGCCATAGATATAGGCTACTCAAAAGCGTTATCTGCAATTATTGACTCTAACTTAACATCATTAATCGCAGCAGTTGTATTATTCCAGTTTGGAACAGGTCCTATTAAAGGCTTTGCAATTACATTAAGTATTGGTCTTATAGCTTCTATGTTTACTGCAATATTTGTAACAAGAACTATATTTATGTCATTTATGTATAAACGCACTATAAAGCATTTGAGTATATAG
- the secF gene encoding protein translocase subunit SecF has product MFELIKTETKIDFIGKSKIYFTVSIILCIIGLAFIFGKGFNYGVDFSGGTSVQVTFERAVDIDKMRTTLTQDIGASVSIQTLGSDSSFRIKVDQGAGGEDLKKISDTISNSLETKFSEGGKVVIDSIEQVGPQVGKDLKRQALLAVLYAVIGILIYVAIRFELMSATSSIIALTHDIILTLGIIVAANVTFDLTVLAALLTVVGYSLNDKIVIFDRIRERSRMDEHKPLMESINISINETLSRTILTSTSTLLAVISLAVFGGEVIKGFAVVMIAGIIIGTYSSIGIASSLVYNIKMIKGKKTVK; this is encoded by the coding sequence ATGTTTGAATTAATTAAAACAGAAACAAAGATAGATTTTATTGGCAAATCTAAAATATATTTTACAGTCTCTATTATACTCTGCATTATAGGGCTTGCATTTATATTTGGCAAAGGCTTTAACTATGGTGTAGATTTTTCAGGTGGCACAAGTGTGCAGGTAACATTTGAAAGGGCAGTAGATATTGATAAAATGAGAACTACACTTACTCAGGATATTGGTGCAAGTGTAAGCATACAAACATTAGGTTCAGACAGCTCATTCAGAATTAAAGTAGACCAGGGAGCAGGTGGGGAAGATTTGAAAAAGATTTCAGATACTATCAGCAATTCTTTGGAAACAAAATTCTCTGAAGGGGGCAAAGTTGTAATAGACAGTATTGAGCAGGTAGGTCCACAGGTTGGTAAAGATTTAAAAAGACAGGCTCTTTTAGCAGTGCTTTATGCAGTTATAGGTATATTAATATATGTTGCTATCAGGTTTGAATTAATGTCTGCAACAAGCTCTATTATAGCTTTAACACATGATATTATACTTACACTTGGTATTATTGTTGCAGCAAATGTTACTTTTGATTTAACAGTTTTAGCAGCTCTTCTAACAGTTGTTGGTTACTCATTAAACGATAAAATAGTTATTTTTGACAGAATTAGAGAAAGGTCAAGAATGGATGAACATAAACCATTGATGGAAAGTATAAATATTAGTATTAATGAAACACTTTCAAGAACAATATTAACATCTACTTCTACACTGCTTGCAGTAATAAGTTTGGCAGTTTTTGGCGGCGAAGTTATTAAAGGTTTTGCTGTTGTTATGATAGCAGGTATTATAATTGGCACTTATTCATCAATAGGTATTGCAAGCTCACTTGTGTATAATATTAAAATGATAAAAGGTAAAAAAACAGTTAAATAA
- the pseI gene encoding pseudaminic acid synthase, translating to MVIGKVDTNKKAFIVAELSGNHGGDINKAYKLIKAAADASADAVKLQTYTPDTITLNSNKSYFHTNINGLWAGKTLYQLYSEAYTPWSWHKELKDYAESLGLEFFSTPFDITSADYLEELGIPCYKISSFEINDLYLIEHIAKKQKPILLSLGLSEEHEIWDAVNTIRYAGNNQICLLKCTSSYPASISDANIIMIKDIKERFQVEAGISDHTLGYSVAVGAFCLGARVIEKHVVLDKNDNTVDAGFSMTPDEFHSMVKMIREIELAYGCINYTLSLSQKNQLMDRRSLFTSKSIKKGEYFTEDNIKSVRPGYGISTKYYKEIIGKKAACDIDYAEPLQDYMINWNDD from the coding sequence ATGGTTATAGGTAAAGTAGACACTAATAAAAAAGCTTTCATTGTAGCAGAATTAAGTGGAAATCATGGTGGTGATATTAACAAGGCTTATAAACTTATTAAAGCAGCGGCAGATGCTTCTGCAGATGCTGTCAAACTTCAAACATATACACCTGATACAATTACATTAAACTCTAATAAAAGTTATTTTCATACTAATATAAATGGGTTATGGGCAGGTAAAACACTTTATCAGCTTTATTCTGAAGCATATACACCATGGAGCTGGCATAAAGAGTTAAAAGATTATGCAGAAAGTTTAGGACTGGAATTTTTTTCTACTCCATTTGATATTACATCTGCCGATTATTTAGAAGAATTAGGCATTCCATGCTATAAAATATCATCTTTTGAAATTAATGATTTATATTTAATAGAACATATTGCTAAGAAACAAAAGCCTATATTATTATCTTTAGGTTTATCAGAAGAACATGAAATATGGGATGCAGTTAATACTATAAGATATGCAGGAAATAATCAAATATGTTTATTAAAATGCACTTCATCATATCCTGCTTCCATAAGTGATGCAAATATAATAATGATAAAGGATATTAAAGAAAGATTTCAAGTAGAAGCAGGCATATCAGACCACACATTAGGATACAGTGTTGCTGTTGGTGCATTCTGCCTTGGTGCAAGAGTGATTGAAAAACATGTTGTGCTTGATAAAAATGATAATACAGTTGATGCAGGATTCAGCATGACACCTGATGAATTTCATTCAATGGTTAAAATGATACGAGAAATTGAACTAGCTTATGGATGTATAAACTATACTTTATCACTTAGTCAGAAAAATCAATTAATGGATAGAAGGTCTTTATTCACTTCAAAAAGCATAAAAAAAGGTGAGTATTTTACGGAAGATAATATCAAAAGTGTAAGACCGGGATATGGAATATCCACAAAATATTATAAAGAAATCATAGGTAAAAAAGCAGCATGCGATATAGATTATGCAGAGCCGTTGCAAGATTATATGATAAATTGGAATGATGATTAA
- a CDS encoding cytidylyltransferase domain-containing protein: MKKIVIIQARMGSARLKGKVLFNLCNKPMLYHIYNRLHYVKNIDDIVVATSINPLDDAIFSFCSANNILCFRGDENNVLERFFQCALKYNADIITRITADCPFIEPSIIEKNIDIFLKGKHDCVSPRSKDGLIRGLDNEIFSFKALCDMHGKDLTDSEKEHVTLYMYNHENEYKILSPKIEEIYKSKNIRLCVDEKSDFQLTSVLYNKFYKENSIIDTKSVIKFLLKHDEINKININVKQREV; the protein is encoded by the coding sequence ATGAAAAAAATTGTGATAATACAAGCTCGTATGGGTTCTGCCAGATTAAAAGGAAAAGTTCTTTTTAATCTGTGTAATAAGCCTATGCTTTATCATATATATAACAGATTACACTATGTTAAAAATATTGATGATATAGTTGTAGCCACATCAATTAATCCATTAGATGATGCAATATTCTCATTTTGTTCTGCTAATAATATTTTATGTTTCAGAGGTGATGAAAATAATGTATTAGAAAGGTTTTTTCAATGTGCTCTAAAATATAATGCTGATATAATTACTAGAATAACAGCAGATTGTCCATTTATTGAGCCATCTATTATTGAAAAAAATATAGATATATTTTTAAAGGGTAAACATGACTGTGTATCTCCACGAAGTAAAGACGGATTAATTAGAGGCCTTGATAACGAAATATTCTCTTTTAAAGCATTATGTGATATGCATGGCAAAGATTTAACTGATTCAGAAAAAGAACATGTTACATTATATATGTATAATCATGAAAATGAGTATAAAATACTTTCCCCAAAGATTGAAGAAATATATAAAAGCAAAAATATAAGACTATGTGTTGATGAAAAATCTGATTTCCAGCTGACATCTGTGCTTTATAATAAGTTTTATAAAGAAAATAGTATAATAGATACAAAAAGTGTAATAAAATTTTTATTAAAACATGATGAAATAAATAAAATTAATATAAATGTTAAACAAAGAGAAGTATGA
- a CDS encoding class I SAM-dependent methyltransferase, translating into MNKMDEQNKSVWKNVIENAVMLYPAESVARFLGRNYSKIDRAVISEMKALDIGTGSGRNLKALLDYGFQSYGIDYIADACNIAKNNLQGYKNLKEIYCGNFTEYNFNMEFDVILIFGVIFLRDVKSITNDLLVINKLLKSNGKMFINFRTTYDYLYQTGQKIDDNTFILENEYKDAVYSFFNLDEAKELLINTGFKIENIEREDYYKDNLHKHNSWWMLQVTK; encoded by the coding sequence ATGAATAAAATGGATGAGCAAAATAAATCAGTTTGGAAAAATGTAATAGAAAATGCAGTTATGTTATATCCAGCAGAGAGTGTAGCAAGGTTTTTAGGAAGAAATTACAGCAAGATAGATAGAGCAGTAATATCTGAAATGAAAGCATTGGATATAGGAACAGGCAGTGGAAGAAATCTTAAAGCATTACTTGATTATGGTTTTCAGTCTTATGGTATAGACTATATTGCTGATGCATGTAATATAGCTAAAAATAATCTACAAGGTTATAAAAACTTAAAAGAAATATATTGTGGCAACTTTACAGAATATAATTTTAATATGGAGTTTGATGTAATATTGATTTTTGGAGTTATTTTTTTAAGAGATGTAAAATCTATTACAAATGATTTATTAGTAATAAATAAATTATTAAAAAGTAATGGCAAAATGTTTATAAATTTTAGAACTACTTATGATTATCTTTATCAAACAGGTCAAAAAATTGATGACAATACTTTTATATTAGAAAATGAATATAAAGATGCAGTTTATTCGTTTTTTAATTTAGATGAAGCAAAAGAGCTGCTTATAAATACAGGCTTTAAAATAGAAAATATAGAAAGAGAGGATTACTATAAAGATAATTTACACAAACATAATAGCTGGTGGATGCTGCAGGTTACTAAATAG
- a CDS encoding ATP-grasp domain-containing protein, whose amino-acid sequence MKYIVSLGAGEEQAFAINTAMSKGLKVIAFDMKECDYSLVKPDLFYNISIHEKEKIADILSQYDICGVLPSPVGRNVVTAGYLNDYFGLKGPSFSCCDICSDKLKNNKYLEKNGLAFPQIYQKDNIVFPAILKPQFGSGSKDVQIVYNENELDEVYNKYDGSYGEYLIQEYIQGVEYGCDIVIGGGEFHFLNIRSKQITPEPYRQELAYIMPANISNQDYNTIYNILNIYINNMNIDSAVFHADIILKNNEAYIIDISPRAAGLNITSKLIISSCGFNIYDYYINQLLNKPNPKISKSNSYTLLQYIPFENMCVDKDLDISYIQNKYKIIYMEYNIIKNQYIGKITNTSHVLNRGFYIIENQSLEELYIQNNKILDELTGGIVNE is encoded by the coding sequence ATGAAATATATTGTTTCCCTAGGTGCTGGAGAAGAACAAGCATTTGCAATTAATACTGCTATGTCTAAAGGGTTAAAGGTAATTGCATTTGATATGAAAGAATGTGATTATAGTTTAGTAAAACCTGATTTATTTTACAATATCAGTATACATGAAAAAGAAAAAATTGCAGATATTTTATCACAATATGATATATGTGGTGTTCTTCCAAGCCCTGTTGGTAGAAATGTTGTTACAGCAGGGTATTTAAATGATTATTTTGGGCTTAAAGGTCCTTCGTTTTCATGCTGTGATATATGTTCAGATAAACTAAAAAATAATAAATATTTAGAAAAAAATGGTCTTGCCTTTCCGCAGATATACCAAAAAGATAATATTGTTTTTCCTGCCATTTTAAAGCCACAATTTGGTTCTGGCAGTAAAGATGTCCAAATTGTATATAATGAAAATGAACTTGATGAAGTTTATAATAAATATGATGGCAGCTATGGAGAATATTTAATACAGGAATATATTCAAGGTGTTGAGTATGGCTGCGACATAGTTATCGGGGGGGGGGAATTCCATTTCTTAAATATTCGCAGCAAACAGATAACACCTGAGCCGTATAGGCAGGAACTTGCCTATATAATGCCTGCAAATATTTCTAATCAAGACTACAATACAATTTATAATATATTAAATATATATATTAATAATATGAATATAGATAGTGCAGTATTTCATGCAGATATTATATTGAAAAATAATGAAGCATATATTATTGATATATCACCTAGAGCAGCAGGTCTTAATATTACATCAAAATTAATTATATCATCTTGCGGATTTAATATATATGACTATTATATTAACCAATTACTTAATAAACCAAACCCAAAAATATCAAAATCAAACAGCTATACATTATTACAGTATATACCATTTGAGAATATGTGTGTAGATAAAGATTTGGATATTTCATATATACAAAATAAATATAAAATCATCTACATGGAATATAATATTATAAAAAATCAATATATAGGTAAAATTACAAATACATCACATGTATTAAACAGGGGATTTTATATTATAGAAAATCAATCACTGGAAGAACTATATATTCAAAATAATAAAATATTAGATGAATTAACAGGGGGAATAGTAAATGAATAA